CAAGGCTGGACTCACAGCGGGAACTCCACGTCTTCACCCTTGAGGGCTTTTCTGACCAGCGACAGCGCCCAGGCGCTCATGGCAATCATCATGGCAAAGCCGATAATGCCCGAAAACACCGCCTGCCAGAACAGCGGCTGATAGCTTTCGGGGTAGTAACCCCGGTATTCTTCAGGGTAAAGGTTCATGGTGATACCTCTTTAAGCTTTTTGGGCTTGTCCGGCGCGGTCAGTGGCTTCATCACCTGCATCAGCACGAACATGACCAGTAGCATCATGCCCATGTTGAGAAGGGTGGATATAAGGCTTTTCACTTCCTCGGGTATCAGCCACCAAACAAGCGTGCCGACCAGCGGCGGCAGGGCGATAAAGCCGATGATCCCAGCGATGACCGGCAGCCAGGCCGCGCCTTTCTGCCAGGCGAGATAAACGGCAGGTTGGCCGGGATCCGCGTAAACGATGTATTCGTAACCCGGCCAGTGCTCGACGCCGGCATCCTCAAAAGCCTGCTCCAGCCGGGTAAGCGCCTCAGCCGAGGGAACTGCCTCGAAATCTAGCCGGGTCAAGAAAAGAGCACCCTCGTCGGCGCTTTCCTCAAGCGGGGCGAAGGTGCTCATTCCCTTAATGCTGTTAGTCTGGCCTACGAGGATTGCCCGGTAGCCTGGCGGCGCCATCGCATAGGGCATAGTTTCCCTCCCTATGTTTAAACCAGGCGTCGCGTCTTGCGGCCGAAGGGATTCAGTGTCACCTTGCGATCGGCTATCGTGCCGCCGGCGGCGGTCACCGTGGCCACCAGCGTCAGCTTGTCGCCACCCACCAACCGCAGATCGGCCCCGAGTTCGCCGGGAGCTGCCAGATCGTAGTCTTCGTCGTTTCCGGCCGCCTGATCGGTGCCGAGGTACTTCTTATCGACGGTATCCGCCTTGGGGAACTTCGAGACACGGATATTGCCCGACACTTCAGCCTCGGTGATGAGGTTGAGGCGGTTAAGATACCATACCTCTCCCGCCGGCACTTCAAGCTCCGTGGTTTTGACCGTGTCTTGGGCGCTCAGGTCAGGGATGGTGACTTCAACCTTATCGCGCTCATCGATGCGGTCCTCGGTTTGCAGAACCTCAGCGGAAAGGAGTGCCTCTCTGAGCACCTGAAGCGGCAACCCCATCCAGTAGCCAGATTCGTTGTCGTAAACACCGAGTAGCGACAACGACTGACCGAGCGGCGGCACCCAGCCCTTCGGAGGTCGCGTACCGGGATAGCCCGGGAGCTGCTGCGGAATGATCTCTTTTGTCATGAGTTTTTCTCCTCCTGTTCGCTGGAATCGCCTAGGACTTGCCGGTGATGCCCTTCATCATCGGCATCATGATGGCCATCATCATCACCATCATGATCATCGGCATCATCGCCGAGAACATGCTCGACATGTCGTTGGTCTGCTGCGGATAGTAGCCGCCGACGGTGCCGTACTGATACTGCTGGGGACGGGCCTGCTGTGTTACGTACATGTTTTAATTTCCTCCTGGTTCTATTCCTTTTTTGAATCAGTCTTTGGACGTGACGCCCTTCATCATCGGCATGATGATAGCCATCATCATCACCATCATGATCATCGGCATCATGGCGCTGAACATCCCCGAAAAGGGATCTTCAGTTTGGGTCGGATAGTAGGCGCCCGGCCCGCTTACCTGCATCGGGTTATACTGCCCCGGCGCCACCGGCCCGCTGATTTGCTGTGAAGTGAACATGGTTTCCTCCAACTTACTTTCGATCGAACTTACGGTGTTTGCCTTGTGCCGTCTCTCTCGGGTTGGTTCCCCTGTCGCCGCCGCGACGGCGGCAGGGGATCTCATATCAACCACA
The Dehalogenimonas sp. THU2 genome window above contains:
- a CDS encoding cytosine permease, with product MNLYPEEYRGYYPESYQPLFWQAVFSGIIGFAMMIAMSAWALSLVRKALKGEDVEFPL
- a CDS encoding cell division protein FtsH, yielding MYVTQQARPQQYQYGTVGGYYPQQTNDMSSMFSAMMPMIMMVMMMAIMMPMMKGITGKS
- a CDS encoding cell division protein FtsH; the encoded protein is MFTSQQISGPVAPGQYNPMQVSGPGAYYPTQTEDPFSGMFSAMMPMIMMVMMMAIIMPMMKGVTSKD